The Bacteroidota bacterium DNA segment AGCTCAAAAAACTGCATTCTCCAAAACTTGTAAATGGTGGAGCGATTTCTGGAACAGAAGTTATATTGTCATTAATTCGGACAAACAAGACGCAAAATCTCCTGAATGGCAGGTGGGGCGAAACTACCAGCTTTTCCGCTACCAACTGGGCTGCAACGCCTATGGAAAATATCCCACCAAATTCAATGGCGGATTGTTTACGTTCGACCCATCTTTTGTTGACAAAAACTTCCCTTTTACACCCGACCACCGCAATTGGGGTGGCGGCACGCATACAGCACAAAACCAGCGGCTAGTCTATTACCCAATGTTTAAAAGTGGCGATTTCGACATCTTGCCTTCGCAACTCAATTTCTATTTACAGGCTTTGGGGAATGCTGAAAAGAGAACCGAATTTTACTGGGGCCACAAAGGCGCATCGTTTACCGAGCAACTGGAACAATTTGGGTTGCCGCTGGCAACTTCATACGGATGGAACCGGCCTGAAAACTTCCCGAAAGGAGTGGAATACAATTACTGGCTCGAATATTTGTGGGACACACAAATGGAATTTTGTCTGATGATGCTCGATTTGGAGCGCTATACCGGTCAGGACATTTCGAAATACATCCCGTTTATTGAAAGCTGTCTGACCTTTTTTGATGAGCATTACCAAAAGGAAGCGCTTTTGCGGAGCAAACAGGCTTTGGATGGAGACGGAAAATTGATTCTTTATCCATCAACAGGAGCTGAAACTTACAAGATGGCCTATAACTCAACTTCGTGTATTGCCGGCTTGCAAACGGTTTTGACCCGATTGCTCGAACTTCCGGAGAAATACCTTTCAGCAGAAAAACGTGCACATTGGGAAGGTATGCTGAAACGCATTCCGGCAATTGCTTTTCGTGAAAAAGAAGGGCACAAAACCATTTCGCCGGCATGGACCTGGGCACGCATCAACAACCAGGAGATTCCGCAGTTGTACCCGGTTTTTCCTTACGGAATGTATGGCATTGGCAGACCGGATTTGGAAGTGGCTATTAATACCTGGAAATATGGAACCGACGTTCCCATTCAGAAAAACCACATCAGCTGGCACCAGGATGCCATTTTCTGCGCCCGGATTGGATTAACAGACGAAGCGGCAGCCATTACAATTAAAAAACTTCAGGATTCGGAACGGCGATATCCCACTTTCTGGGGACCGGGGCACGATTGGGTTCCCGATCACAATTGGGGCGGTTCCGGAATGATCGGACTTCAGGAAATGCTGATGCAAACCGTTGACAAAAAAATATACCTCTTTCCGGCATGGCCTAAAAACTGGGATGTTTCGTTTAAACTGCATGCACCATATAACACAACCGTTGAAGGAATCCTTAAAAACGGACAAATTGTTTCACTGAAAGTGACGCCCGAATCCCGAAAAGCAGATATTGAAATATTGATCAAATAATAAAAGCCATCACCAATGGGAACGAAATCTTTCTTAATTGTCCTGGCATCTTTGCTGATCTTTTTTGTCTCTTGCAACAAAAAAGATATTAAAAGTCACATGCCTGCTACTGAAAAAAACGATGCGCTTGCCGAATGGAAGAAACTCCGTTTTGGTGCTTTCGTCCATTTCAACGACAACACCTGTTTAGTCAAAGAATTTTCAAAAAATACAGATCCTTCGGTTTTTAACCCGGTTAACCTGAATTTTGATACCCTGATGACCACTTTTCAGAAAGCCGGAGTGAAATACGCTGTACTGACTACCCGTCACACCTCCGGATTCTGTTTGTGGGACAGCAAAGTGACACGGTTTGATGTGGCCAGCAGTCCGTTCAAAAAGGATGTGGTCAGGTTGTTTGTGGATGCTTGCCGGAAATACAATATCAAACCTTGTCTATACTACTGTTTGTGGGGAAACTATTGGCTTCCCTGGGAATGGAATCCCACCATTAAGGAAGAGCTGAAAGGGACTACTCCGAAAAAAATTATCCTTGCACAACTCTCCGAATTGGCTGAGAATTATGGGGATATTTATGAATTTTGGCTCGACATGCAGTG contains these protein-coding regions:
- a CDS encoding alpha-L-fucosidase, with the protein product MGTKSFLIVLASLLIFFVSCNKKDIKSHMPATEKNDALAEWKKLRFGAFVHFNDNTCLVKEFSKNTDPSVFNPVNLNFDTLMTTFQKAGVKYAVLTTRHTSGFCLWDSKVTRFDVASSPFKKDVVRLFVDACRKYNIKPCLYYCLWGNYWLPWEWNPTIKEELKGTTPKKIILAQLSELAENYGDIYEFWLDMQCWADTTLKPQETYDLLKSKNPKAFVHFNQHVQDGSQVRYFPTDIINGEERTPPVAGHNPNREINGQNYYLPFEYEITSQRCDSLTLGNGLMKGSVWFTFPVSQFYPVDSLYRYIKQSFDRGGSNILLSTAPDKTGTYRQADQDSIIKLGKLIWGKE